The following are encoded together in the Girardinichthys multiradiatus isolate DD_20200921_A chromosome X, DD_fGirMul_XY1, whole genome shotgun sequence genome:
- the LOC124862393 gene encoding neurogenic differentiation factor 2-like, with protein sequence MLTRLFSDPSLLPDVQKYSAWAEDSDGEDQKIKDEDQDAQDDMEASDLRGSSRTHSEHAGDDDEDDDAEEDGEDGEDTEGDRPKKRGPKKRKMTRARIERSKVRRIKANARERTRMHDLNSALDNLRKVVPCYSKTQKLSKIETLRLAKNYIWALSEILRSGKRPDLVSYVQTLCKGLSQPTTNLVAGCLQLNSRNFLTEQQCQDGGRYSSGSFSMHSYPYQCARLSSPHCQPGSNSHPLRTHGYCSAYDSLYGGSGSPEYNSPEYEGPVSPPLCINGNFSLKHQGSGSPENEKGYHYSMHYSGLPGSRPAGSHNLVFGSSGARSGIHSENGLPYHDMHLHHERAPVYDELNAFFPQLKSEAHRASSCCQQSTLDTLLD encoded by the coding sequence ATGTTGACGAGGCTTTTCAGTGATCCTTCGTTGCTTCCCGACGTGCAAAAATACTCCGCTTGGGCGGAAGACAGCGATGGAGAGGACCAAAAAATCAAAGACGAGGATCAGGATGCGCAGGATGACATGGAGGCCTCTGACCTGAGGGGAAGCAGTCGGACGCACTCTGAGCATGCCGGGGATGACGACGAGGACGACGACGCGGAAGAAGACGGTGAGGATGGTGAGGATACTGAGGGTGACAGGCCCAAGAAAAGGGGCCCTAAAAAGCGCAAAATGACCCGGGCCCGGATCGAGCGCTCCAAGGTGCGGAGGATAAAGGCCAACGCTAGAGAGCGGACCCGGATGCACGACCTTAACTCTGCACTCGACAATCTGCGTAAAGTTGTGCCCTGCTactccaaaacacaaaaactgtcCAAAATCGAGACGCTGCGTTTGGCAAAGAACTATATATGGGCCTTGTCAGAGATACTACGCTCTGGGAAAAGGCCTGACCTTGTTTCCTACGTCCAGACCTTGTGCAAGGGGCTCTCTCAGCCCACTACCAACCTGGTGGCGGGATGCCTGCAGCTGAACTCCCGAAACTTCCTCACTGAGCAACAGTGTCAGGACGGGGGCAGGTATAGTTCCGGCTCCTTCTCCATGCACTCCTACCCGTACCAGTGCGCGCGTCTGTCCAGTCCCCACTGCCAGCCGGGCTCGAACTCGCATCCGCTGAGGACGCACGGTTATTGCTCGGCGTACGACTCCCTGTACGGTGGGAGCGGATCGCCGGAGTATAACAGCCCCGAGTATGAGGGCCCTGTCAGCCCGCCATTGTGCATCAACGGCAACTTTTCCCTGAAGCACCAAGGTTCTGGTTCCCCGGAAAACGAGAAGGGATACCACTACTCTATGCATTACTCTGGCCTGCCTGGCTCCAGACCCGCAGGGAGCCACAATCTGGTGTTTGGCTCCTCAGGGGCCCGGAGCGGCATTCACTCTGAAAACGGCCTGCCTTACCACGACATGCACTTACACCACGAGCGGGCCCCCGTGTATGATGAACTGAACGCGTTTTTTCCACAATTAAAAAGTGAAGCCCATCGTGCGTCCTCTTGTTGTCAACAATCCACCCTCGACACACTTTTGGACTAA